The Aspergillus nidulans FGSC A4 chromosome VII nucleotide sequence GACTTGTGGACACTTGCGGGAGCCTGCGCGATCCAGGAACTCGGCGGCCCAGACATCCCCTGGCGCCCTGGCCGCCAGGACAAGGACGTTTCTGGCTGCACACCTGACGGCCGTCTTCCTGACGCGACCAAGAACCAAGACCACATCCGTGCCATTTTCGGACGCATGGGTTTCGATGACCGCGAGATGGTTGCTTTGATCGGTGCACACGCTCTTGGTCGTGCTCACACGGACCGCTCTGGTTTCGATGGACCCTGGAACTTCAGCCCTACCGTCTTCACAAACGAGTTTTTCCGCCTGTTGGTTGAGGAGAAGTGGCAGCCGCGGAAGTGGAACGGCCCCAAGCAGTTCACTGATAACACAACCAAGACACTGATGATGTTCCCGACTGACCTGGCACTTGTCCAGGACAAGGGGTTCAGGAAGCATGTTGAGCGGTATGCTAAGGACAGCgacgccttcttcaaggagTTCTCTGAGGTCTTTGTcaagctgcttgagcttggtgtgCCTTTCAACAGCAAGGTTGAGGACCGATATGTCTTCAAGAGGTCTGAGTAAGGTGCTTCTACTCAGCGACAGGATTATTTGTTAGTGTGTTCAGCTGGGGTTCTTTCGCATACccccttttctgcttttctaTGTCAAGATATCCCGACTTTTTTCTGCCACTCGTCATATTGGGATGTTTCTGGCTATCTCTGCCGATTTGCTATTACTAGATTGTACCACTATCGGATAGATTCTTGAGTAGAGGTGCAATACACGAAGAGTTTCACGTTACCACCTAACAAAACGCATAGCAGCGGTGATCGAGGATCACTCGAAGCAGAAATACATTCCCGTATTCCTCTAATCATAGGCGTTCTGCGTAGTAAATGACAGTTGTTGGTCTGCTACGTCAATGCGGTGGGTGACCTCCATCCAATTCCGCACTCCAAAAATTTCCCCGCAAATATTTCTCTCCAGTAACGACAACCTCCCGCTTCCACCATACTGGCTCAAGTGGCTTCTTTCTATTTGGTTGATCCCTCTAATAGGACTGTGATTCAACATTCTTCTGATTGCGGCCCTTGAAACAGCCAGCTTTGACGTCTAGAGGCGATAAGCGCCAGAAAAAATGACACAAACTTCAGCTGCACCCACAACGACCCCCTCATTCTACGAGATACTCAACCTCCCATTCCCAAGCACCGGCCTCTCAAAACAGCAGCTGAAAATTGCGTATCACAAAGCGCTGCTGAAACACCACCCGGACAAAGCCGTCGCTGTTGCAAAAGAAAACCTCCCCTCATCCAATCACGGCCCCGCGCAACCACCTTCAAACCAAAAGATTACAATCGACGCCATTACAACCGCATATAAGACCCTCTCTGATCCTGTCCAGCGTGCCGAATACGATCGCGTACTCCGACTAGATAGAAACCGGGTGAATGGGGCGGGAGATAAGAACGGGAACGGTACGGTCTTTCACACAGGgctggaggttgttgatctggaagatctggattGTGATGAGGGCGGTGACGAAGCTATGTGGTACATGGCGTGCAGGTGTGGTGATGAGCGAGGGTTTTCACTTTCCGAGAGCGAtttggagagggaggcggaCTCGGGCGAGATTGTTGTTGGTTGTCGCGGCTGTAGCCTCTACACAAAGGTTCTATTTGCGGTGCAGGATGACTGAATTGGTAGAGTTCTTGATTGAGGATCGTCTAAtgttgccttctcctctacCCAGTGGTCGTTACGAGCTGAGAATCGCTAGCCCTGGTCACTTGCTAGCCTAAGCGCAAGTATTAGCCTTGGGCTTAGGGGCGGCGGAAGGGTGACATTTCGACTGCCTCACTATTTTTCAGGAACATCGCGGTCGATTGGCCCCCAGTCTGGCTTCTACTGGATGATAGAAGGTTTGCGGTGACATTGATAAGGCTTCGCTCATGCCCCGCCATCACAACTACCATCATGCCTATTATCGCCATGGTTCCGGGACAACAAAGCGA carries:
- a CDS encoding peroxidase (transcript_id=CADANIAT00008267), with the protein product MASAARSASRAFLRSSLRPAVRSSRFALPTQGLRVASRRGYSSEASSGKSSNTLLWAGVALAGGAGAYFYLQGGDVGASTKVFTPTKEDYQKVYNAIAERLANETDYDDGSYGPVLVRLAWHASGTYDAETGTGGSNGATMRFAPESDHGANAGLKYARDFLEPIKAKFPWITYSDLWTLAGACAIQELGGPDIPWRPGRQDKDVSGCTPDGRLPDATKNQDHIRAIFGRMGFDDREMVALIGAHALGRAHTDRSGFDGPWNFSPTVFTNEFFRLLVEEKWQPRKWNGPKQFTDNTTKTLMMFPTDLALVQDKGFRKHVERYAKDSDAFFKEFSEVFVKLLELGVPFNSKVEDRYVFKRSE
- a CDS encoding diphthamide biosynthesis protein 4 (transcript_id=CADANIAT00008268), whose translation is MTQTSAAPTTTPSFYEILNLPFPSTGLSKQQLKIAYHKALLKHHPDKAVAVAKENLPSSNHGPAQPPSNQKITIDAITTAYKTLSDPVQRAEYDRVLRLDRNRVNGAGDKNGNGTVFHTGLEVVDLEDLDCDEGGDEAMWYMACRCGDERGFSLSESDLEREADSGEIVVGCRGCSLYTKVLFAVQDD